CATCAGGAACATGATCCCCCCGAATATCACCGCTTTGTATCTGTACCATGTTTTTGCGTAATTCATCTGGCAGCCCCCCTACTTATATTCCACACGCGGATCAAAGAACTTGTAGAGCAGGTCCACGATAAGGTTGACAAAAACATATACGAACGCGACGAAGAGGATGTGCCCCTGGATAGTCGGATAGTCGCGGCGCGCGATCGAATCAAAGGCGAGGCGTCCGATGCCGGGGATGTTGAAGACCGACTCGATGACCACGGAACCGCCCATGAGGATGGCGAATGAAATGCCCGCCTGCGTCACTATCTGGTTCGCCGCGTTCTTCAGCGCGTGATAGGCGATGACACGGTACTCCGAAAGCCCCTTCGCCTTCGCGGTACGGATATAGTCGTTATTCAGCACGTCGAGCATACTGGAGCGCGTCACCCTCGCGATGCTGGCCGAACGCTGGAGTCCCATCGCCGCCGCCGGCAGCGTCAAATACTTCAGGCTCTCCAGCAGCCCGCCTTCGCGTATCATCGAGTAGCCGACGGAGGGAAGCCATTCCAGCTTCACGGCAAAGATTATGATGAGGTTCAGCGCGAGCCAGAAACCCGGCATCGATATCCCCGTCATCGAGAGGATCATGCAGAACCTGTCGATAGGGCCGTTTCTGTGTGTGGCCGCCGTAATGCCGAGCGGCACGCCGATAAGCAGGCAGATCGTCATCGCGTAGAGCACAAGGAGGACCGTCGGCTCAAGATGGGCGGAAATCACCTGCGTCACAGGCTTGCGGTAATAGATGGAATCTCCGAGGTCTCCCCGCAGCACCTTGGAGGTCCAGCGGACAAACTGTACAGGCAAGGGCTGGTCTATTCCCAATTTTGCCTCCATACGGGTTATCTCGTCCGGCGTCGCCTCTTCGCCGAGCATCACCAGCGCCGGGTTGCCGGGGACCATTCTTATGAGGACGAACACCAGAACGGCGACTATGATAAGCGTAGGCAGCGACGAGAGCAGCCGGCGGATCGTATAATTAATCATTCACTTTCACCCCCGCGCCAGACGGTACGGCGCACATACTATTTAATATCCGCGAGGCGTATTTGTGAATACTCATTCTCGCACGGATTACAGCAGCAGAGATCCATAGTCAGGCTGTCAAGATCATATATCAGAGAAGCTACCGTCTGCCACATCTTATATGGGTCAGTCGAGCCCGTCCCCGAGTGCGGGTGCGAGCAGACGGACTCGGGATAGCCCTGATGATCGCGGAGGCATTCCTTGATATAGTCGAGGGTGATATCTCCCCTTTTCGCCTCCAGCAGCGCCCAGAGCCTCTCTCCCCTGAATTTTTTGCCGTGTGAGGTGTCGAATTCAGGATTG
The window above is part of the Cloacibacillus evryensis DSM 19522 genome. Proteins encoded here:
- a CDS encoding ABC transporter permease; protein product: MINYTIRRLLSSLPTLIIVAVLVFVLIRMVPGNPALVMLGEEATPDEITRMEAKLGIDQPLPVQFVRWTSKVLRGDLGDSIYYRKPVTQVISAHLEPTVLLVLYAMTICLLIGVPLGITAATHRNGPIDRFCMILSMTGISMPGFWLALNLIIIFAVKLEWLPSVGYSMIREGGLLESLKYLTLPAAAMGLQRSASIARVTRSSMLDVLNNDYIRTAKAKGLSEYRVIAYHALKNAANQIVTQAGISFAILMGGSVVIESVFNIPGIGRLAFDSIARRDYPTIQGHILFVAFVYVFVNLIVDLLYKFFDPRVEYK